The following coding sequences are from one Thermostaphylospora chromogena window:
- a CDS encoding hydantoinase B/oxoprolinase family protein, translating into MTADPILIEIVEGTLASVEKEVETAIARTARSPMIRDAHDFRAGIHDVKLRKLTGRSYSALVQPIVRDFPISEMNPGDVFFHNDVYLSEGGIGHLPDLCVTVPVFHKGEVVAFVQAFGHHDDIGGAVPGSMPSHATSVFEEGLMVPPIKLWDRGVPNRAALTIMTRNSRMPDSLAGDLDAECSACLMGARRLAELFDRYGREAVEACFDAIIDKTTETFRRELLSKIPEGVYVWEDYAEHDGVDEPKLHTQRITLTVDHSAPEPLVIDFTGTSPQAKGPINHAGDYADGVFLKKWLAPILRNLADTPERMAELDVNEGVVPLIKMIFPEKGTLLTPIFPAPTNARTFVILRLLGVLAGVLAKATGGRMPADQETIRYTGVYGTDEDGTPYLMREVLGGGSGGRWYADGEDTIHVVPDSRNIPVEFAEARWPFRVERLGLAVDSGGPGTFRGGLGYDKHIRMLRDASFMSIADRSILSCWGVNGGRAGRPFVVTIEGREMEGLVDDAPVRAGEVIRIRTTGGGGWGSPYDRDPERVAADVRDGKVSVAGARDDYGVVLDMTDPDEPRVDQEATAELRARLRAAEPPDRPFFDRGPGYPRLSGGKTSADVDYLEKA; encoded by the coding sequence GTGACCGCTGACCCGATCCTCATCGAGATCGTCGAGGGCACCCTCGCCTCCGTCGAGAAGGAGGTCGAGACGGCCATCGCGCGCACGGCCCGCTCTCCGATGATCCGCGACGCGCACGACTTCCGCGCCGGCATCCACGACGTCAAGCTGCGCAAGCTCACCGGCCGTTCCTACTCGGCGCTGGTCCAGCCGATCGTGCGGGACTTCCCGATCTCCGAGATGAACCCCGGTGACGTGTTCTTCCACAACGACGTCTATCTGTCCGAGGGCGGCATCGGCCACCTGCCCGACCTGTGCGTCACCGTCCCCGTCTTCCACAAGGGCGAGGTGGTGGCGTTCGTGCAGGCGTTCGGTCACCACGACGACATCGGCGGCGCGGTGCCCGGCTCCATGCCCTCCCACGCCACCAGCGTCTTCGAGGAGGGCCTGATGGTCCCTCCGATCAAGCTGTGGGACCGCGGGGTGCCCAACCGGGCGGCGCTGACCATCATGACCCGCAACTCCCGCATGCCCGACTCCCTCGCCGGCGACCTCGACGCGGAGTGCTCGGCCTGCCTGATGGGCGCGCGCCGGCTCGCCGAGCTGTTCGACCGGTACGGCCGGGAGGCCGTCGAAGCGTGCTTCGACGCGATCATCGACAAGACCACCGAGACCTTCCGCCGCGAGCTGCTCTCCAAGATCCCCGAAGGGGTCTACGTGTGGGAGGACTACGCCGAGCACGACGGCGTGGACGAGCCCAAGCTGCACACCCAGCGCATCACGCTGACGGTGGACCACTCCGCCCCCGAGCCGCTGGTCATCGATTTCACCGGAACCTCGCCGCAGGCCAAGGGGCCGATCAACCACGCCGGTGACTACGCCGACGGCGTGTTCCTCAAGAAGTGGCTCGCGCCGATCCTGCGCAACCTCGCCGACACGCCCGAGCGGATGGCCGAGCTGGACGTCAACGAGGGCGTCGTCCCCCTGATAAAGATGATCTTCCCGGAGAAGGGGACGCTGCTCACGCCGATCTTCCCCGCGCCCACCAACGCCCGCACGTTCGTGATCCTGCGTCTGCTCGGCGTGCTCGCGGGCGTGCTGGCCAAGGCGACCGGCGGGCGCATGCCGGCCGACCAGGAGACCATCCGCTACACCGGCGTGTACGGCACCGACGAGGACGGCACGCCGTACCTGATGCGCGAGGTCCTCGGCGGCGGCTCCGGCGGCCGGTGGTACGCCGACGGCGAGGACACCATCCACGTCGTGCCCGACTCGCGGAACATCCCCGTGGAGTTCGCCGAGGCCCGCTGGCCCTTCCGGGTCGAACGGCTCGGACTGGCGGTCGACAGCGGCGGACCCGGCACCTTCCGCGGCGGGCTCGGCTACGACAAGCACATACGCATGCTCCGCGACGCCTCGTTCATGTCGATCGCCGACCGGTCCATCCTGTCCTGCTGGGGGGTGAACGGCGGGCGGGCCGGGCGGCCGTTCGTGGTCACCATCGAGGGACGCGAGATGGAAGGGCTGGTCGACGACGCGCCCGTGCGGGCCGGAGAGGTGATCCGCATCCGCACCACGGGCGGCGGCGGCTGGGGCTCGCCGTACGACCGCGACCCCGAACGGGTCGCCGCGGACGTGCGCGACGGCAAGGTGTCGGTGGCGGGCGCCCGGGACGACTACGGCGTGGTGCTCGACATGACCGACCCGGACGAGCCGCGTGTCGACCAGGAGGCCACCGCCGAGCTCCGCGCCCGCCTGCGCGCCGCCGAGCCGCCCGACCGGCCCTTCTTCGACCGCGGCCCCGGCTACCCCCGGCTCTCCGGCGGGAAGACGAGCGCGGACGTGGACTATCTCGAAAAGGCTTGA
- a CDS encoding hydantoinase/oxoprolinase family protein has protein sequence MRSVRIGVDTGGTFTDVVMVDEQTGEIVTTKTPSTPANPADGFMAGIEKILNGADPREVAQIVHGTTVATNQLLEERVSDLGFITTEGFEFVLEIGRQSVPDGYGNSYFWVKPPRIVPVHRVKTVGGRLDHLGREVRPFDEEGAVRVARWFRDRGITAIGVCFLHSYANPDHERRMRDVIAREHPDAVVSISSDVLREYREYERSVTTLVDAAVKPTMRRYIANLESRLRTPFSVMKSNGGVLSAAEVVHQPITTVLSGPAAGALGAALIARTAGHPSVITLDGGGTSTDVAVVIDGEPSLTTEGTIGRYPCKIPMIDIVTVGAGGGSIAWISPEGTLKVGPKSAGADPGPICYGKGGTEVTVTDAHVFLGRVPPHLLGGEIPLDLDAARAAIEALADKLGLTPERTATGILEISAFNQSNAIRQITVQRGLDVRDFPLVTFGGSGPLLACRLIDILGLPAVIVPPDPGNVSAFGLLTVDVKNDYVRTYVTRELSLDTAAAILGELEAQAAEALNREGFTEHVYQRSADLRYYGQAYEVRVPAPSGPVDEAWRDTVVAAFHEAHEKLYGYAYRDDPRHAVEWVNLRVSGIGPITRPTLRRIPAADGEPRPDHTRRVFFEKAEETPVYRRSDLAAGAVIRGPAVIEEYGSTLPVHPGFTATVDAYGNLEVRRDR, from the coding sequence ATGCGCAGCGTCCGTATCGGTGTCGACACCGGAGGCACGTTCACCGACGTGGTCATGGTGGACGAGCAGACCGGTGAGATCGTCACGACCAAGACCCCCTCGACGCCCGCCAACCCCGCCGACGGGTTCATGGCGGGCATCGAGAAGATCCTGAACGGCGCAGACCCGCGCGAGGTCGCCCAGATCGTCCACGGCACCACCGTGGCCACCAACCAGCTTCTCGAAGAGCGCGTCAGCGACCTCGGGTTCATCACCACCGAGGGCTTCGAGTTCGTGCTGGAGATCGGGCGGCAGAGCGTGCCCGACGGATACGGCAACTCCTACTTCTGGGTCAAACCGCCGCGCATCGTCCCCGTGCATCGGGTGAAGACCGTCGGCGGGCGGCTGGACCACCTGGGCCGGGAGGTCCGGCCGTTCGACGAGGAGGGCGCCGTACGGGTGGCCCGGTGGTTCCGCGACCGCGGCATCACCGCGATCGGCGTCTGCTTCCTGCACTCCTACGCCAACCCCGACCACGAGCGGCGGATGCGGGACGTCATCGCCCGGGAACACCCCGACGCCGTCGTGTCGATCTCCAGTGACGTGCTGCGCGAGTACCGCGAATACGAGCGGTCGGTGACCACCCTGGTGGACGCGGCGGTCAAGCCGACCATGCGCCGCTACATCGCCAACCTGGAAAGCCGGCTGCGCACCCCGTTCTCGGTGATGAAGAGCAACGGCGGCGTGCTGTCCGCCGCCGAGGTCGTGCACCAGCCGATCACCACCGTCCTGTCCGGCCCCGCCGCGGGCGCGCTCGGCGCGGCCCTCATCGCCCGCACGGCCGGCCACCCCAGCGTGATCACCCTGGACGGCGGCGGCACCTCCACCGACGTCGCCGTGGTGATCGACGGCGAGCCCTCGCTCACCACCGAGGGCACCATCGGCCGCTACCCCTGCAAGATCCCGATGATCGACATCGTGACCGTGGGGGCGGGAGGCGGCTCGATCGCGTGGATATCCCCGGAGGGCACGCTCAAGGTCGGCCCCAAGTCCGCCGGTGCCGACCCCGGCCCGATCTGCTACGGCAAGGGCGGCACCGAGGTCACCGTCACCGACGCGCACGTCTTCCTCGGCCGGGTGCCGCCGCACCTGCTCGGCGGCGAGATCCCCCTCGACCTGGACGCCGCGCGCGCGGCCATCGAGGCGCTGGCCGACAAGCTCGGCCTCACCCCCGAGCGCACGGCCACCGGCATCCTGGAGATCAGCGCGTTCAACCAGTCCAACGCGATCCGCCAGATCACCGTCCAGCGCGGCCTGGACGTGCGGGACTTCCCGCTGGTCACCTTCGGCGGCTCCGGCCCGCTGCTGGCCTGCCGCCTCATCGACATCCTCGGCCTGCCGGCGGTGATCGTCCCGCCCGACCCGGGCAACGTGTCGGCGTTCGGCCTGCTCACCGTGGACGTCAAGAACGACTACGTGCGGACCTACGTCACCCGCGAGCTGTCCCTCGACACGGCGGCGGCCATCCTCGGCGAGCTGGAGGCGCAGGCCGCCGAGGCGCTGAACCGCGAAGGCTTCACCGAGCACGTCTACCAGCGCAGCGCCGACCTGCGCTACTACGGCCAGGCGTACGAGGTGCGGGTGCCCGCGCCGTCCGGACCGGTGGACGAGGCCTGGCGCGACACTGTCGTGGCCGCCTTCCACGAGGCCCACGAGAAGCTGTACGGCTACGCCTACCGTGACGACCCCCGCCACGCCGTCGAATGGGTGAACCTGCGGGTGTCCGGCATCGGCCCCATCACCCGTCCGACGCTGCGCCGGATCCCCGCCGCGGACGGCGAACCGCGGCCCGACCACACCCGCCGCGTCTTCTTCGAGAAGGCCGAGGAGACGCCCGTCTACCGCAGGTCCGACCTGGCGGCCGGCGCCGTGATCCGCGGCCCCGCGGTCATCGAGGAGTACGGCTCCACGCTCCCGGTGCACCCCGGCTTCACCGCCACCGTCGACGCATACGGCAACCTGGAGGTCCGCCGTGACCGCTGA
- a CDS encoding ATP-binding protein, with product MNSRGHTDPALAALAALRLDWTQGPEDVWRPSLFHVESLHRNAMRLLRGGLAEAAASTDGSPIGVVVQGQRGAGKTHLLGWLRAETQGEDGYFFLVSLLDAKGFWESVVVSLLDGLARETVDGWNQLRFFLWRLSAKVGAADDVRRAVTGVDPLTRQALDDFVARLRRLDPRIGRTAQNTARALALLASEDFAMQDIGHSYLQSMPEEEPGERAVWGMRREDKTPQEIVTDVSALLSLTGPTVVAVDQIDSLIAQSSFASDHDPEGEWRTALLIEQVAGGLMALREVTRRTLTVVSCIPATWVHIERVATDTVRDRFRTAVQLKTIPDAETGRELIARRFAARFRSVGFTPPHPTWPVSLSAFEDAPDLTPRQLLRKVDDHVRSCLESGQITELDRLVTAHERSAAVSERGGYVPEGERGAAGPERAGDQSARPWEPQVTEAGLAALDDRFAELRNTARVEAALDPATEDAVMPALLAAGLTAWVAGLGEEGNAFTVDPPPSAKPPLHARLRRVLDEDTEDEAHWSFRAIASPNPIAALTRLRAAAVAAGLETRSPKRRLFLLRNHPWSAGARTREAIAEIENAGGRVLPVEVEDLRTLAALRDLLAENPPELRAWLAARRPAEQVGLLKEALHGVWTVPSVAPAPHAGSRPEPGAASGDVLGARPLESPKVPAVSAEPATGTPVAQSVTVGVSVTDGAPLRLSLAGLRKHVAIFAGSGSGKTVLIRGLVERCALAGVSAIVLDPNNDLARLGDRWPQPPLGRSAEEAALVEEYLAATDVVIWTPGRVGGRPLAFQPLPDFAAVVDDPDQYAEAVESAVAAIVPRINLEGRTQKAQLSRAVLREALQYYGRRGTASLQGFIELLADLPDGVSEIGDARRLAEGLAQALTAAKVNDPMFAGEGEAVDPGVLLTPPPGKRARVSVISFVGLQSDTRRQSFVNQLQMALFSWIKKNPAVGRPLGGLFIMDEAQAFAPSGALTPCTQSTLALAAQARKYGLGLVFATQAPKGLHNRIPGNAATQFFGLLNSPAQIEAAREMARYKGGEVSEIARLRPGEFYAAVEGGAFVRMQTPMCLTHHPADPLTTEEVLDRACRTG from the coding sequence ATGAACTCCCGCGGACACACCGACCCCGCCCTTGCCGCCCTTGCCGCGCTCCGCCTCGACTGGACGCAGGGGCCGGAGGATGTGTGGCGGCCCTCGCTGTTTCACGTGGAGAGCCTGCACCGTAACGCGATGCGGTTGCTCCGTGGCGGCCTGGCCGAAGCCGCGGCGAGCACCGACGGCAGCCCGATCGGCGTGGTCGTGCAGGGACAACGCGGTGCGGGTAAGACCCACCTGCTCGGCTGGCTACGCGCGGAGACGCAGGGCGAGGACGGCTACTTCTTCCTGGTGAGCCTGCTGGACGCTAAGGGTTTCTGGGAGAGCGTCGTGGTCTCCCTGCTTGACGGCCTGGCCAGGGAGACGGTCGACGGCTGGAACCAGCTCAGGTTCTTCCTGTGGCGGCTGTCGGCCAAGGTCGGCGCGGCCGACGACGTACGGCGGGCCGTGACCGGTGTTGACCCGCTGACCAGGCAGGCACTGGACGATTTCGTGGCCCGGCTGCGCCGTCTGGACCCGCGGATCGGCCGGACCGCGCAGAACACCGCGCGGGCGCTGGCCTTGCTGGCCTCCGAAGACTTCGCCATGCAGGACATCGGCCACTCCTACTTGCAGTCGATGCCTGAGGAGGAGCCGGGGGAGCGGGCCGTGTGGGGCATGCGCCGGGAGGACAAGACTCCGCAGGAGATCGTCACGGACGTCTCCGCGCTGCTCTCCCTCACCGGACCGACGGTCGTCGCGGTCGACCAGATCGACTCGCTCATCGCGCAGTCCTCGTTCGCTTCCGATCACGATCCCGAAGGGGAGTGGCGCACCGCGCTGCTGATCGAGCAGGTCGCGGGTGGCCTGATGGCGCTGCGCGAGGTCACCCGCAGGACGCTGACTGTGGTCTCGTGCATTCCCGCCACGTGGGTACACATCGAGCGGGTGGCGACCGATACCGTCCGTGATCGGTTCCGTACCGCGGTCCAGCTCAAGACCATTCCCGATGCTGAGACCGGACGGGAACTGATCGCCAGGAGGTTCGCCGCGCGTTTCCGGAGCGTGGGGTTCACACCGCCCCATCCCACCTGGCCGGTGTCACTCTCCGCTTTCGAGGACGCTCCCGACCTCACCCCGCGACAGCTGCTCAGGAAAGTCGACGATCACGTTCGCTCCTGCCTGGAGAGTGGGCAGATTACCGAATTGGACCGGCTGGTCACCGCGCATGAGCGATCGGCGGCGGTGTCTGAGCGAGGGGGCTATGTCCCAGAGGGGGAGCGGGGTGCCGCCGGGCCGGAGCGGGCCGGAGACCAGTCGGCCCGGCCCTGGGAGCCGCAGGTCACAGAGGCCGGACTCGCGGCCTTGGACGACCGGTTCGCCGAGCTTAGAAACACGGCGCGGGTCGAGGCGGCCCTTGATCCAGCAACCGAGGACGCCGTAATGCCCGCGCTGCTGGCGGCGGGCCTGACCGCGTGGGTCGCCGGGCTGGGCGAGGAGGGGAACGCATTCACCGTCGATCCGCCGCCCAGTGCCAAGCCTCCCTTGCACGCGCGGCTGCGGCGCGTCCTGGACGAGGACACCGAGGACGAGGCGCACTGGTCCTTCCGGGCCATCGCATCGCCCAACCCGATCGCGGCGCTCACCCGGCTGCGTGCCGCCGCGGTGGCGGCAGGCCTGGAGACGCGCTCCCCCAAGCGGCGCCTGTTCCTGCTACGCAATCATCCCTGGTCGGCGGGAGCACGCACGCGGGAGGCGATCGCGGAGATCGAGAACGCGGGTGGGCGGGTTCTGCCGGTCGAGGTGGAGGATCTGCGTACCCTCGCCGCACTGCGCGACCTGCTGGCGGAGAACCCGCCGGAACTGCGGGCATGGCTGGCGGCCCGCCGTCCCGCGGAGCAGGTGGGCCTGTTGAAGGAGGCGCTGCACGGCGTGTGGACCGTTCCGTCCGTCGCCCCGGCCCCACACGCCGGATCCCGGCCCGAGCCTGGAGCCGCATCCGGGGACGTGCTCGGTGCCAGGCCGCTGGAGAGTCCGAAGGTCCCAGCGGTATCGGCGGAGCCGGCCACCGGGACGCCCGTTGCGCAGAGCGTGACCGTGGGCGTGTCCGTCACGGACGGCGCTCCGCTCCGGCTGAGCTTGGCCGGGCTGAGAAAGCATGTGGCGATCTTTGCCGGTTCCGGGTCGGGGAAGACCGTGCTGATCCGCGGCCTGGTGGAGAGGTGCGCGCTGGCGGGCGTCTCTGCCATCGTCCTAGACCCCAACAACGACCTGGCTCGGCTGGGGGACCGCTGGCCGCAGCCGCCGCTGGGCCGAAGCGCGGAGGAGGCGGCATTGGTCGAGGAGTACCTCGCCGCCACCGATGTCGTGATCTGGACGCCGGGGCGGGTCGGCGGTCGGCCGCTTGCCTTCCAGCCGCTGCCCGACTTCGCCGCTGTGGTGGACGATCCGGACCAATACGCCGAGGCGGTGGAGTCCGCCGTCGCCGCGATCGTGCCCCGGATCAACCTGGAGGGCAGGACGCAGAAGGCCCAGCTGAGCCGGGCGGTGCTGCGCGAGGCGCTGCAGTACTACGGAAGACGCGGCACGGCGAGCCTGCAAGGTTTCATCGAGCTGCTGGCTGACCTGCCCGATGGTGTGAGCGAGATCGGCGACGCGCGGCGGCTGGCCGAAGGGCTGGCGCAGGCCCTTACCGCCGCCAAGGTCAACGATCCGATGTTCGCCGGCGAGGGCGAAGCGGTCGATCCGGGCGTGCTGCTGACCCCGCCTCCGGGGAAGCGGGCCAGGGTTTCGGTGATCAGCTTCGTCGGCCTGCAGTCGGACACGCGTCGGCAGAGCTTCGTCAACCAGCTCCAGATGGCGTTGTTCTCCTGGATCAAGAAGAATCCGGCGGTCGGTCGCCCGTTGGGCGGCCTGTTCATCATGGATGAGGCGCAGGCGTTCGCGCCCTCCGGTGCGCTCACCCCGTGTACGCAGAGCACACTGGCGCTGGCGGCGCAGGCCCGCAAGTACGGTCTGGGCCTGGTCTTCGCCACTCAGGCGCCCAAGGGTCTGCACAACCGGATTCCGGGTAACGCGGCTACGCAGTTCTTCGGTCTGCTGAACAGCCCTGCTCAGATCGAGGCGGCCCGGGAGATGGCGCGTTACAAGGGCGGGGAGGTGTCGGAGATCGCTCGGCTCAGGCCGGGGGAGTTCTACGCCGCCGTCGAAGGCGGTGCGTTCGTCCGGATGCAGACGCCGATGTGCTTGACCCACCATCCGGCCGATCCGCTCACCACGGAGGAGGTGCTCGACCGGGCCTGCCGTACGGGATGA
- a CDS encoding CaiB/BaiF CoA transferase family protein, translating into MQGPLDDIVVLDLSRALAGPHAAQMLGDLGAKVIKVEHPEGGDESRGWGPPFVGPDRDISTYFLSANRNKLSITVDLKDPEGKALIERLVRQSDVLIENFRTGVLDRLGFPADRLHELNPRLIVLSITGFGHDGPEGGRPGYDQIAQGEAGLMSLTGPSPDEPYRVGASIGDILAGMYGAYGVLAALHERERTGKGRVVRTSLLAAIVGVHAYHGTAWTVAGRVPKPNGNHHASIAPYGAFRCADGMIQIAVANDAQWRKVAELLGIDPATPKYATNRDRCAHREELIADLEKALAAHDRAHWLAEFAAIGVPAGAIRTIDEVYTWEQTRSQGLVVEVDHPVLGRIELPGPPLRFDGAPPARHTAPPMLGQDRDKVLAWLEEREK; encoded by the coding sequence GTGCAGGGACCCCTTGACGACATCGTCGTTCTCGATCTTTCGCGGGCGCTCGCCGGGCCGCACGCCGCGCAGATGCTGGGCGACCTCGGGGCCAAGGTGATCAAGGTGGAGCACCCCGAGGGCGGCGACGAGTCGCGGGGATGGGGCCCGCCGTTCGTCGGCCCGGACCGCGACATCTCCACCTACTTCCTGTCGGCCAACCGCAACAAGCTCTCCATCACGGTCGACCTGAAGGACCCCGAGGGCAAGGCGCTCATCGAACGGCTGGTCCGGCAGAGCGACGTGCTGATCGAGAATTTCCGCACCGGAGTGCTCGACCGCCTGGGCTTCCCCGCCGACCGCCTGCACGAGCTGAACCCCCGCCTGATCGTGCTGTCCATCACCGGATTCGGGCACGACGGCCCGGAAGGCGGACGGCCGGGATACGACCAGATCGCGCAGGGCGAGGCGGGACTGATGAGCCTCACCGGCCCGTCCCCGGACGAGCCCTACCGGGTGGGAGCGTCGATCGGCGACATCCTGGCCGGCATGTACGGCGCGTACGGCGTGCTCGCCGCGCTGCACGAGCGTGAACGCACCGGAAAGGGCCGGGTGGTGCGCACCTCGCTGCTGGCCGCGATCGTCGGCGTGCACGCCTACCACGGCACCGCGTGGACGGTCGCCGGGCGGGTGCCCAAGCCGAACGGCAACCACCACGCGAGTATCGCCCCCTACGGGGCGTTCAGGTGCGCGGACGGCATGATCCAGATCGCGGTCGCCAACGACGCGCAGTGGCGGAAGGTCGCCGAGCTGCTCGGCATCGATCCCGCGACGCCGAAGTACGCGACCAACCGGGATCGGTGCGCGCACCGCGAAGAGCTGATCGCCGACCTGGAGAAGGCCCTGGCCGCCCACGATCGCGCCCACTGGCTGGCCGAGTTCGCCGCGATCGGGGTGCCCGCCGGCGCGATCCGCACCATCGACGAGGTCTACACCTGGGAGCAGACCCGCTCGCAGGGCCTGGTCGTCGAGGTGGACCACCCGGTGCTCGGCCGCATCGAGCTGCCCGGCCCGCCGCTGCGCTTCGACGGCGCGCCGCCCGCCCGGCACACCGCGCCCCCCATGCTCGGCCAGGACCGTGACAAGGTGCTCGCCTGGTTGGAGGAGCGGGAGAAATGA
- a CDS encoding carbon-nitrogen hydrolase family protein, with product MTRIALCQISVSDDPVINLERVRDMLADAARRDARIAILPEATLCRFGRRITELAQPLDGPFVTGLAEAARSHGISVIAGVFEPEQGRVYNTAVALDEHGELKAAYRKIHLFDSFGARESDLVAPGDTPTVVELAGLRVGLITCYDVRFPELARELVDRGADMFAVIAAWASGPLKDDHWTTMVRARAIENTMWTAAVGQAHVPEARDGYGIGHSMLVDPLGVVRVSLGHTRELAVAEVDEEVTAAARAALPCLEHRHPAFKRS from the coding sequence GTGACGCGCATCGCTCTGTGCCAGATCTCCGTCTCCGACGATCCCGTCATCAACCTCGAACGCGTCCGCGACATGCTCGCCGACGCCGCACGCCGCGACGCCCGGATCGCGATCCTGCCGGAGGCGACGCTGTGCAGGTTCGGCAGACGGATCACCGAACTGGCCCAGCCGCTCGACGGCCCCTTCGTCACCGGGCTGGCGGAGGCGGCCCGCTCCCACGGCATATCGGTGATCGCCGGCGTGTTCGAGCCGGAGCAGGGGCGTGTCTACAACACCGCGGTCGCGCTGGACGAGCACGGCGAGCTCAAGGCCGCCTACCGCAAGATCCACCTGTTCGACTCCTTCGGCGCGCGCGAGTCCGACCTGGTCGCGCCCGGTGACACACCGACCGTGGTCGAACTGGCGGGACTGCGGGTGGGGCTGATCACCTGCTACGACGTGCGCTTCCCCGAGCTGGCCAGGGAGCTGGTCGACCGGGGCGCCGACATGTTCGCGGTGATCGCCGCGTGGGCGTCGGGCCCGTTGAAGGACGACCACTGGACCACCATGGTCCGGGCCCGGGCGATCGAGAACACGATGTGGACCGCGGCCGTCGGGCAGGCCCACGTTCCCGAGGCGCGCGACGGCTACGGCATCGGCCACAGCATGCTCGTCGACCCGCTCGGCGTGGTCCGCGTGTCGCTCGGCCACACCCGTGAGCTGGCGGTGGCCGAGGTGGACGAGGAGGTGACGGCCGCCGCCCGCGCCGCCCTCCCCTGCCTGGAACACCGCCACCCGGCCTTCAAGAGATCGTAA
- a CDS encoding carboxyl transferase domain-containing protein: MTSPTLSQEAPRRPDARTLIDTVLDPGSFVSWDEPPHDPAPPGSAYARELAEARARTGYDEAVVTGEGRIDGRRVAVAACEFSFLAGSMGVAAAERLVRAVERATAERLPLLASPSSGGTRMQEGALAFAQMVKIAAAVTRHKRAGLPYIVYLRHPTTGGVLASWGSLGHVTAAEPRALIGFLGPRVFKTLHGYPFPEGVQVAENLFAHGLVDAVVSAQDARQVASRALSVLCAPTRGLDPGPAPDDSAEPVEAWESITRSRRDDRPGVRTLLKVAASDVTPLNGTGVGESDPGLLLALARFGAVPAVVLGQDRRTQRTVAPLGPGALRVARRGMRLAEELNLPLITVIDTAGAALSKEAEEGGLAAEIARSLSDMVLLNAPTVCLILGEGAGGAALALLPADRVLAAQHGWLSPLPPEGASAILHRSVDFSPQVAAAQRVRSADLLHDGIVDRIIPELPDAADEPEEFCRRTARALEHEIALLLDRPPSERLADRLSRYRRLGVG; encoded by the coding sequence ATGACCTCACCGACCCTGAGCCAGGAGGCCCCGCGCCGTCCTGACGCCCGCACCCTGATCGACACCGTGCTCGACCCCGGCTCGTTCGTCTCCTGGGACGAGCCGCCGCACGACCCCGCCCCGCCCGGCTCCGCCTACGCCCGGGAACTGGCCGAGGCCCGCGCCAGAACCGGGTACGACGAGGCGGTCGTCACCGGTGAGGGGAGGATCGACGGACGCCGGGTCGCGGTCGCGGCGTGCGAGTTCTCCTTCCTCGCCGGATCGATGGGCGTCGCCGCCGCCGAACGCCTGGTCCGGGCGGTGGAACGAGCCACCGCCGAACGGCTGCCGCTGCTGGCCTCGCCGTCCTCCGGCGGCACGCGGATGCAGGAGGGCGCGCTGGCCTTCGCCCAGATGGTGAAGATCGCCGCCGCGGTGACCCGGCACAAGCGGGCGGGCCTGCCGTACATCGTCTACCTGCGCCACCCCACCACCGGCGGGGTGCTGGCCTCGTGGGGGTCGCTCGGGCACGTGACGGCGGCCGAGCCCAGGGCGCTGATCGGCTTCCTCGGGCCGCGGGTGTTCAAAACCCTGCACGGCTATCCGTTCCCCGAGGGCGTGCAGGTCGCGGAGAACCTGTTCGCGCACGGGCTGGTGGACGCGGTCGTGTCCGCTCAGGACGCGCGGCAGGTCGCCTCCCGCGCCCTGTCGGTGCTGTGCGCGCCCACCCGGGGGCTGGACCCCGGGCCGGCGCCGGACGACTCGGCCGAGCCGGTGGAGGCGTGGGAGTCCATCACGCGCTCACGCCGCGACGACCGCCCGGGTGTGCGGACGCTGCTGAAGGTGGCCGCCTCCGACGTGACACCGCTCAACGGCACCGGCGTGGGGGAGAGCGACCCCGGCCTGCTGCTGGCGCTGGCGCGGTTCGGCGCGGTCCCCGCCGTCGTGCTCGGCCAGGACCGCCGCACCCAGCGCACCGTCGCCCCCCTAGGCCCGGGGGCGCTGCGGGTGGCGCGCCGGGGGATGCGGCTGGCCGAGGAGCTGAACCTGCCGCTGATCACCGTGATCGACACCGCCGGCGCGGCGCTGTCGAAGGAGGCCGAGGAGGGCGGCCTGGCCGCGGAGATCGCCCGCTCGCTGTCGGACATGGTGCTGCTGAACGCGCCGACCGTCTGCCTGATCCTGGGCGAGGGCGCGGGCGGCGCGGCGTTGGCCCTGCTCCCCGCCGACCGGGTGCTCGCCGCACAGCACGGCTGGCTGTCACCGCTGCCGCCGGAGGGCGCCTCGGCGATCCTGCATCGAAGCGTCGACTTCTCCCCGCAGGTCGCCGCCGCGCAGAGGGTGCGCTCGGCCGACCTGCTGCACGACGGCATCGTGGACCGGATCATCCCCGAGCTGCCCGACGCCGCCGACGAGCCGGAGGAGTTCTGCCGCAGGACCGCCCGCGCGCTGGAGCACGAGATCGCGCTCCTGCTCGACCGTCCGCCTTCGGAACGGCTCGCCGACCGGCTCTCCCGCTACCGGAGACTCGGCGTCGGCTGA